The Vibrio marisflavi CECT 7928 region TTGGGTGACTCGTTGGCTAAGTGTTTTTACTTCTTGTTCAAGGCTGGCAATTTTGTCTAGAGAGCCATCAGGTGACGCCACTTCGATTTTGGGTACTCTGCTACTACTTTGCCATGACTTGAGCGTAGCTATAATAGCAGGCATTGGCACTGTAGTTTTCAGCCGAGCCTTAACTAAGGCAACGGTTGGTTTCTTACCTTGAGCTACAAGCGACTCGATGACGGATTGAAGCTCGTCTGAGACATCTTTGGTTAACATGACGCTTTCCTTAAGTATTCAAGTGGAGTCACGCAATCGTAAAGATCACCTATCTATTGTTTGGATTGTAAGAGATAACTGACGCAGTGTGTAGGAGTTATATTGGCTCATAGCGTTATTATTCGTCATGTTTATCAATAAGTCGCTGATTACATAATAGTTAATTGAAAATATATTTAACTTTGTTGGAAAAAGTGTGACCGCGCAAGATTGTTTGATATGTAAAAATCGGTACATTTAGGGCTATCAAAGGATTAGTGATAAATATTCAATAAATCGTTGTTGAATATTACGTGGACACCGCTAAGGATCGGCGAAGACACTCTTCAGGAAAGTGAGTGACAAGGACTCGATGGACACCGTTAGGAAGGCGATGAAGTTTAGCTAAAAGGATGTTAGCGAGGAAAGCTACAAGCTACGGCCCCAGCAATTGCTGGGGCTTTCTTTTTTTTGGTAAGGGAAAATACCGATAACATTTGCACGTCGCTTATTGAGTCTTTAATCAGGGCTTGATCCCAGTTTCAGTGAATTTGACCTGAAATGGACAAACTTCCAATGGGTTTTACCTTTATCTGTTGAAAGTAAATGAACTTTTCTATGGAATAAAATGTCGAACATACACCCAAGTAACCTCAGGATACTTGTTTCAGCGAGATAGATAAGGCTTCAATACTAGGCAACGATTTGTAGACATAGTCATTCTACGTTGAAAATCGATAACGACGTAGTGAAGCCTTATCTACTCGCCCTTTGGGAGTGATTCAGAGCCTTCACTTTACGTCAAACCGTCTTGAAAGGGGTCACCCTTCCTGCGGCTGTTTTCCTGAAATTGAAGGCACTGAATTCACTCTGAATAATGCATCTTGAGGTCACTTGGGTTTAGATACATATTGAAGGGAGACAATATGGCTATAGTGACTAACAGGACATTGATCGTACCCTATAGTGAAGCATTTCAATCTGAATTTCTGCTGCTGAATTGCTGTGCAGTTAATCGTGCAGAAATGAACGGCCCGCATACGCTTAAGTCTGCAAAGGCACTCTTTGCTGACGTCCTAACAAACCATAACTTGTATAGCATGGCCGTGCTGGATAACTCTACCCGTGACTATATGGGGCATATCTCTGTAAGCAATGTGGACTCAGATCCGGAACTTACCTTTATTTTTGATAGTGCGTATTGGGGCAAAGGGATTGCAACCGAATCGTTACTAGCGTTTTTTCCAAGGCTGTGTGAAGAATTGAATTTATCTCATGTTAAGGCCACTGCAAATATCGACCATCCAGCGTCTATTTCAATTTTAAATAAACTGGGTTTTCGTCGGATAGGGCAAAAGCGAGATAAGCATGGACCGTATTATGAGTACACTTTTAAACGCGATGTGGTGGTAGCTGAAACTTTAACGGCCTAAAACCTTTCATGATAAGGGTGCCTTGATAACAATCGTCACCTAGTGAAGAGAACTCAAATTGATAGCTGGTATTCCAATACCAGCGACCATTTTCATCTTTTAGCCGGTGGCGCCCAAGAGCGACACTAACAAGCTGTAGTTCCAATTGCTTACATTTGTGGGCAATTGCTGCTTTAGCAACCTCGGCCTGACGTCGTTGTTGCCAAAATAGAAAGCAAATGAGACATAAGGCAAAGATGCTGACTAAGTTGCTAAGCATAGTCGCGTATCACCCTTAGTGCTTGCGCGCTGCTTGCTGTAAGTTCTCCAATGCTC contains the following coding sequences:
- a CDS encoding DNA-binding protein, producing the protein MLTKDVSDELQSVIESLVAQGKKPTVALVKARLKTTVPMPAIIATLKSWQSSSRVPKIEVASPDGSLDKIASLEQEVKTLSQRVTQLEAQLAKLINDEK
- a CDS encoding GNAT family N-acetyltransferase; this encodes MAIVTNRTLIVPYSEAFQSEFLLLNCCAVNRAEMNGPHTLKSAKALFADVLTNHNLYSMAVLDNSTRDYMGHISVSNVDSDPELTFIFDSAYWGKGIATESLLAFFPRLCEELNLSHVKATANIDHPASISILNKLGFRRIGQKRDKHGPYYEYTFKRDVVVAETLTA
- a CDS encoding DUF3301 domain-containing protein produces the protein MLSNLVSIFALCLICFLFWQQRRQAEVAKAAIAHKCKQLELQLVSVALGRHRLKDENGRWYWNTSYQFEFSSLGDDCYQGTLIMKGFRPLKFQLPPHRV